The following coding sequences lie in one Silvanigrella aquatica genomic window:
- a CDS encoding enoyl-CoA hydratase-related protein translates to MIQTFFSGKQIRVENFQHGVKKLIFSRSEIRNAFNEEMIKEISTVLTKLSSLHNENEMRLLILEGEGKIFCAGADLAYMKDQSQKNEAENIEDARLIAKMFYKLASFPCPVISVVQGAAIGGGFGLVACSDYTLAEENAQFATSEVLLGIVPGVISPYIIRKIGVAHAAPLMLSGKRSTAQECLSSGFVNKVTKLDDLQSELKNIIHKYLMAGPLAARRTKELILNAYPLPNQQQIDFTVKQIAESRSSLEGKMGIQAFFEKNQPSWCEGVIPK, encoded by the coding sequence ATGATTCAAACATTTTTTTCTGGAAAACAAATTCGCGTTGAGAATTTTCAACATGGGGTGAAAAAATTAATATTTTCCCGTTCTGAAATAAGAAATGCCTTTAATGAAGAAATGATCAAAGAAATTTCTACTGTACTTACAAAACTAAGTTCATTACATAATGAAAATGAAATGCGTCTGCTTATTTTAGAAGGTGAAGGAAAAATATTTTGTGCTGGTGCCGACTTGGCTTATATGAAAGATCAATCGCAAAAAAATGAAGCAGAAAATATTGAAGATGCACGTCTTATAGCAAAAATGTTTTATAAATTGGCTTCGTTTCCCTGTCCTGTGATCAGTGTTGTTCAAGGTGCTGCTATTGGTGGCGGATTTGGCTTGGTCGCTTGTTCTGACTATACTTTGGCTGAAGAAAATGCTCAATTTGCAACAAGTGAAGTCCTTCTAGGTATTGTTCCAGGAGTTATAAGTCCTTATATTATTCGTAAAATTGGCGTGGCTCATGCGGCGCCCTTAATGTTATCTGGAAAAAGATCGACGGCACAAGAATGTTTGTCTTCAGGATTTGTGAATAAAGTGACAAAATTAGATGATCTTCAGAGTGAATTAAAAAATATCATTCATAAATATTTAATGGCAGGGCCTCTCGCCGCTCGTAGGACTAAAGAATTAATTTTAAATGCATATCCTTTACCCAATCAACAACAAATTGATTTTACCGTGAAACAAATAGCAGAATCGCGATCAAGTTTGGAAGGCAAAATGGGAATTCAAGCCTTTTTTGAAAAAAATCAACCCTCTTGGTGTGAAGGGGTTATTCCAAAATGA
- a CDS encoding carboxyl transferase domain-containing protein translates to MTFIKSQISLHSEEFKQNYNYNQEICNKLTELQNTIRMGGGEKARERHQSQSKMLVRDRIKSLCDAGSPFLEVGMLAAHEVYEDSVPSAGVVAGVAQVSGKLCMIIGNDATVKGGTYYPLTVKKHLRAQEIALENKLPCIYLVDSGGAYLPMQSEVFPDKEHFGRIFYNQAMMSAQGIPQISAVMGSCTAGGAYVPAMSDQTIIVNKTGTIFLGGPPLVKAATGEDVTAEYLGGAKVHTELSGVADHFAEDDSHAIYILKNIIENLGYRKQAYIEKRSYEEPSYDPSEILGLWPRDLRRQIDIKEIIARLVDGSRFFEFKERYAKTIVTGFATIEGISCGIIANNGVLFSESALKVTHFIEICVKEKIPIVFLQNITGFMVGSQYERAGIAKDGAKMVHAVATAKVPKITFLLGGSYGAGNYGMCGRAYSPRFLWTWPSSRISVMGGEQAAQVMVTVKKDQMAREQKELTNLQIEEIANPIRLKYEKEGHPYFASARLWDDGVIDMRVTRSVIAASLAIALNSPIEETKTGIFRM, encoded by the coding sequence ATGACTTTTATCAAAAGCCAAATTTCGTTACACTCCGAAGAGTTTAAACAGAATTATAATTATAATCAGGAAATTTGTAATAAATTAACAGAACTACAAAATACAATTCGTATGGGTGGTGGGGAAAAAGCAAGAGAAAGGCATCAAAGTCAATCTAAAATGCTAGTTCGAGATAGAATTAAAAGCCTTTGTGATGCAGGATCTCCTTTTCTCGAAGTGGGGATGCTCGCTGCTCACGAAGTTTATGAAGATTCTGTTCCTAGCGCCGGAGTTGTTGCAGGAGTAGCACAAGTTTCTGGTAAATTGTGCATGATAATTGGCAATGATGCTACTGTGAAAGGGGGAACATATTACCCTTTAACAGTGAAAAAGCATTTGCGTGCCCAAGAAATTGCCTTAGAAAACAAGTTACCTTGTATTTATCTTGTGGATAGCGGCGGCGCTTATTTACCTATGCAGTCGGAAGTCTTTCCCGATAAGGAGCATTTTGGAAGGATTTTTTATAATCAGGCCATGATGAGTGCGCAAGGAATTCCGCAAATATCTGCTGTTATGGGATCGTGCACGGCAGGTGGTGCTTATGTTCCTGCCATGAGCGATCAAACCATCATTGTAAACAAAACGGGAACTATCTTTTTAGGTGGCCCGCCTCTTGTAAAAGCGGCTACAGGAGAAGATGTGACAGCAGAATATTTAGGTGGAGCTAAAGTCCATACCGAATTGAGTGGTGTTGCCGATCATTTTGCTGAAGATGATTCACATGCTATTTATATTTTAAAAAATATTATTGAAAATTTAGGTTATCGTAAGCAAGCTTATATTGAAAAAAGATCATATGAAGAGCCCAGTTATGATCCTTCCGAAATATTAGGATTATGGCCTCGCGATTTAAGAAGACAAATTGATATTAAAGAAATTATTGCACGCCTTGTAGATGGCAGTCGTTTTTTTGAATTTAAAGAACGTTATGCAAAGACCATTGTCACAGGATTTGCCACAATTGAAGGAATTTCTTGCGGTATTATAGCTAACAATGGTGTGTTATTTAGTGAAAGCGCACTTAAGGTAACGCATTTTATTGAAATCTGTGTCAAAGAAAAAATTCCTATTGTTTTCTTGCAAAATATTACAGGATTTATGGTTGGTTCCCAATATGAACGTGCAGGAATTGCAAAAGATGGTGCTAAAATGGTGCATGCTGTGGCAACAGCTAAAGTACCAAAAATCACTTTTTTACTAGGTGGTTCTTATGGTGCTGGGAATTATGGAATGTGTGGTAGAGCTTATTCTCCGCGATTTTTATGGACTTGGCCTTCGAGTCGTATATCTGTAATGGGTGGCGAACAAGCGGCACAAGTTATGGTAACAGTTAAAAAAGATCAGATGGCGCGTGAACAAAAAGAATTAACCAATTTACAAATTGAAGAAATTGCCAATCCGATTCGCTTAAAATATGAAAAAGAAGGCCATCCTTATTTTGCTTCAGCCAGGTTATGGGATGATGGTGTCATCGATATGCGCGTCACGCGTTCTGTAATTGCAGCAAGTTTAGCAATCGCCTTAAATTCGCCTATTGAAGAAACAAAAACAGGTATTTTTAGAATGTAA
- a CDS encoding acyclic terpene utilization AtuA family protein: MSKKEFIRIANAGGYWGDDPYALRRQVYGELKLDYISIDFLAEVTMSILQKQRAKDPQAGYARDFIFALEPVLEECLKRKIKIITNAGGVNPRACAEALFSLARKKNLNLKVAVIDGDDIYTAIPQLRNSGIDFKNMETGENFEKYADKVLCANTYFGAMPVAESLKNEPDIVLCGRVTDTGITLGAMMHEFKWKQDEYDKLAHGIVAGHIIECGAQASGGNFTDWQKVPSFIDIGFPIVECYPDGSFYVTKHPNTGGHISTQTIREQLLYEMGTPQSYITPDVIADFSTTQLSASSPERVKVSGIKGRKPTDLLKVSIAYEDGYKCSGTLIISGPDVRSKAEMFAKVFWIRLQSELLKAGFSATVDFKNTEYVGDDSTHKGMLNKHDAIEILLKLTVRDHNKEKLNVFRKLLPSMILSGPAGVAVTGGAPTISDVVSYWPALMPQEYSLPNIHIYEQKLNEDKCHLVFEKEKLEWPITKGTSLVENPPLDPWSPALISAMSTSRPIRVCLMEIAHARSGDKGDTVNIGLIGRSPECYVWLRENITDEKVNDWFHSLCKGKVHRYLVPNLWALNFLLEESLGGGGTMSLQIDAQGKTFSQALLRCEVDVPESLLATILPENKACAGELVRRNAE; this comes from the coding sequence ATGTCAAAAAAAGAGTTTATTCGTATTGCTAATGCTGGTGGATATTGGGGTGATGATCCTTATGCTCTACGCAGACAAGTCTATGGTGAATTAAAGTTAGATTATATATCCATTGATTTTTTAGCAGAAGTAACAATGAGTATTTTGCAAAAACAAAGAGCTAAAGATCCGCAAGCGGGTTATGCGCGCGATTTTATTTTTGCCTTGGAACCTGTATTAGAAGAATGTCTAAAAAGAAAAATTAAAATTATTACAAACGCGGGTGGTGTCAATCCCAGAGCCTGTGCGGAAGCATTATTTTCTTTAGCGCGTAAGAAAAATTTAAATTTAAAAGTTGCCGTGATTGATGGTGATGATATTTACACAGCAATTCCTCAATTAAGAAACAGTGGTATAGATTTTAAAAATATGGAGACAGGAGAAAACTTTGAAAAATACGCAGATAAGGTTTTATGTGCAAATACCTATTTTGGAGCTATGCCTGTTGCCGAATCATTAAAAAATGAACCCGATATTGTTTTGTGCGGCAGAGTAACAGATACGGGTATTACTCTTGGCGCGATGATGCACGAATTTAAATGGAAGCAAGATGAATATGATAAATTAGCTCATGGAATTGTTGCTGGACATATTATTGAATGTGGTGCACAAGCCTCAGGTGGTAATTTTACAGATTGGCAAAAAGTACCCAGTTTTATCGATATTGGATTTCCTATTGTAGAATGCTATCCCGATGGTTCCTTTTATGTCACAAAACATCCTAATACAGGCGGACATATCAGTACCCAAACCATAAGGGAACAGTTACTTTATGAAATGGGAACTCCACAAAGTTATATTACTCCTGATGTTATTGCTGATTTTTCTACAACTCAATTATCTGCAAGTTCTCCAGAAAGAGTAAAAGTTTCTGGAATAAAAGGGCGCAAGCCAACTGATTTATTAAAGGTGAGCATTGCTTATGAAGATGGTTACAAATGCTCTGGTACTTTAATTATTTCAGGTCCTGATGTTCGCTCTAAAGCAGAAATGTTTGCAAAAGTTTTTTGGATACGTCTGCAAAGTGAATTATTAAAAGCAGGATTCTCTGCAACTGTTGATTTTAAAAATACTGAATATGTGGGTGATGATAGTACTCATAAGGGGATGCTTAATAAGCACGATGCTATTGAAATTCTTTTAAAACTGACTGTTCGTGATCACAATAAAGAAAAATTAAATGTATTCCGAAAATTACTGCCCAGTATGATTTTAAGTGGTCCTGCAGGTGTTGCTGTGACAGGAGGAGCTCCAACTATATCAGATGTTGTCAGTTATTGGCCTGCATTAATGCCCCAAGAATATTCACTACCCAATATTCATATTTATGAACAAAAATTGAACGAAGATAAATGTCACCTTGTTTTTGAAAAAGAAAAACTAGAATGGCCAATAACTAAAGGAACATCTTTGGTTGAAAATCCACCATTAGATCCGTGGAGTCCCGCTCTCATTAGTGCCATGTCAACCTCAAGACCCATTCGTGTGTGTTTAATGGAAATTGCTCATGCACGCAGTGGCGATAAAGGAGATACGGTAAATATTGGATTAATTGGAAGAAGTCCAGAATGTTATGTGTGGTTACGTGAAAATATTACGGATGAAAAAGTGAATGATTGGTTTCATAGCCTTTGTAAAGGAAAAGTTCATCGTTACCTTGTTCCTAATTTATGGGCGCTTAATTTTCTTTTAGAAGAATCTTTAGGTGGTGGTGGAACAATGAGCTTGCAGATTGATGCGCAAGGAAAAACATTCAGTCAAGCTTTGTTACGTTGTGAGGTTGATGTTCCTGAAAGTCTTTTAGCTACCATACTTCCTGAAAATAAAGCTTGCGCGGGCGAACTTGTAAGAAGGAATGCAGAATGA
- a CDS encoding acetyl/propionyl/methylcrotonyl-CoA carboxylase subunit alpha encodes MKKLVIANRGEISRRILKAARQRAYQIAVIATQEDSDSLVCQEVDYVLIVSSFLNAKEIVEKSLQWGAHFIHPGYGFLSENAEFAKLVEKSGIKFVGPTSENMRAMGSKEAAKKRAQSCSVPTLNALLSHDLKEIPTSKWENELKKRHIFPPFLVKASGGGGGRGMRVVENISDLPTAIKRASEEAKASFNDGTVFVERYLETPKHIEIQVFGDGKGGGVFFGERECSLQRRHQKVIEEAPSANISKSQREKMGQAALALVKETNYRGAGTLEFLMDENGHFYFLEMNTRLQVEHPITENTYGIDLVHAQFDLAEGKWPDTFPDPNQFHLLDPQMVSLETRILAEDPRNHFLPTPGKIMVYREPEGEGIRVDSGVREGARVNSNFDSLIAKLIVTAPTRAQAIQKLSTALEDFVILGCTTNIPFLQSIVRHSDFLWGHESTNWIAKNLDSLNSLVISDSLFNLFNSYKFRENLSLILKGTRSKTMIHDVFYKQSCFIPSVTINNQNSFDDNFTIFKSSQNHKFYVAGDSINKILQQSKINHDYFSQSLKQFIYSSPFKKNVRLPFHACRVSQKEIQICLFGEYLRLECPFYAAGATHKNFTGSGEICAPMAGKVFEVLVKEGQEVLNGQVLFIVESMKMQLEVKSVGNGKVTKVFVEQGQILSGLDVMAMVVLSE; translated from the coding sequence ATGAAAAAATTAGTGATTGCAAATCGTGGAGAAATTTCGCGAAGAATATTGAAAGCTGCTAGGCAAAGAGCTTATCAAATTGCTGTAATAGCGACACAGGAAGATTCCGATTCTCTGGTATGCCAAGAAGTAGATTATGTCCTTATTGTTTCCAGTTTTTTAAATGCCAAAGAAATTGTGGAAAAATCATTGCAATGGGGGGCACATTTCATTCACCCTGGTTACGGATTTCTTTCTGAAAATGCAGAGTTTGCAAAGCTTGTGGAGAAATCTGGAATCAAATTTGTGGGGCCTACTTCAGAAAATATGAGAGCCATGGGGAGTAAAGAAGCAGCTAAAAAAAGAGCTCAAAGTTGTTCTGTTCCTACTCTTAATGCTTTACTTTCCCATGATTTAAAAGAAATTCCGACATCAAAATGGGAAAATGAATTAAAAAAGCGCCACATATTTCCTCCTTTTTTAGTCAAAGCAAGTGGTGGGGGTGGGGGACGTGGTATGCGCGTTGTGGAAAATATCTCGGATTTACCTACGGCTATTAAACGTGCTTCCGAAGAGGCAAAAGCTTCCTTTAATGATGGCACTGTGTTTGTCGAGCGTTATTTGGAGACTCCAAAACATATTGAAATACAAGTTTTTGGTGATGGAAAAGGGGGAGGTGTGTTCTTTGGTGAGCGTGAATGTTCCCTGCAGAGACGTCATCAAAAGGTAATTGAAGAAGCTCCTTCTGCGAACATTTCAAAATCGCAACGTGAAAAAATGGGTCAAGCAGCATTAGCGCTTGTTAAAGAAACAAATTATCGTGGTGCTGGTACCTTAGAATTTTTAATGGATGAAAATGGTCATTTTTATTTTCTAGAAATGAATACGCGTCTGCAAGTCGAGCATCCCATAACGGAAAATACTTATGGAATTGATCTTGTTCATGCGCAATTTGATCTTGCCGAAGGGAAATGGCCTGACACTTTTCCTGATCCCAATCAATTTCACCTTTTAGATCCTCAAATGGTTTCTCTGGAAACTCGTATTTTAGCTGAAGATCCAAGAAATCATTTTTTACCGACACCAGGTAAAATTATGGTGTATCGTGAACCCGAGGGAGAAGGAATTCGCGTCGATTCTGGAGTTAGGGAAGGGGCTCGCGTCAATTCTAATTTTGATTCTTTGATTGCAAAACTTATCGTAACAGCTCCTACACGAGCGCAGGCCATTCAAAAACTTTCAACGGCATTAGAAGATTTTGTTATATTGGGATGCACTACGAATATTCCTTTTTTACAATCTATTGTTCGTCACTCTGATTTTTTATGGGGTCATGAGTCTACAAATTGGATTGCAAAAAATCTTGATTCATTAAATTCTTTAGTTATTTCTGATTCTTTATTCAATTTATTTAACAGTTATAAATTTAGAGAGAATTTATCATTGATATTAAAGGGAACACGTAGTAAAACTATGATTCATGATGTGTTTTATAAACAATCGTGTTTTATTCCAAGTGTTACGATTAACAATCAAAATTCTTTCGATGACAATTTTACGATATTTAAATCATCGCAAAATCATAAATTTTATGTTGCTGGTGATTCCATAAATAAAATATTACAACAATCTAAAATAAATCATGATTATTTTTCTCAGTCGTTGAAACAATTCATTTATTCCTCACCTTTCAAAAAAAATGTAAGATTACCATTTCATGCCTGTCGCGTATCGCAAAAAGAAATTCAAATATGCCTGTTTGGAGAATATTTAAGATTAGAATGTCCTTTTTATGCAGCAGGTGCCACGCATAAAAATTTTACAGGCAGTGGCGAAATCTGCGCTCCTATGGCAGGTAAGGTATTTGAAGTTCTTGTTAAAGAAGGGCAAGAAGTTTTAAATGGTCAGGTGCTTTTTATAGTAGAATCTATGAAAATGCAGTTGGAAGTAAAATCGGTAGGCAACGGTAAAGTAACAAAAGTTTTTGTAGAGCAAGGGCAAATTTTATCAGGACTCGATGTCATGGCTATGGTAGTCTTATCTGAATAG
- a CDS encoding acyl-CoA dehydrogenase family protein yields MTSYHSNAQEIREVIQTVRAFAAKELAPYADELDREERLAPGIFRRLGELGILGLTCPEEFGGAKLGAVSVAAVMEELSYACPGTCLSYLAHSLLFVHNLAQNGSPEQLVRYLPNCISGEMVGGMAMTEPGAGSDAIGLTTKAVKKGDHYVLNGSKMFITNGPIADVFLVYARTGEDRMDLSTFIVERGFAGFSVGKKLSKMGMRASPTGELVFKDCIVPAENLVGDEGSSVKHMMKNLDIERVGLGAMSLGIARACLDHSLKYAQERQQFSENIINFQAVSEKIANMYIGYRAARAFIYEAAQVIEEGRRANQEAAAAKVYASEMATKVALDAIQVLGGYGYIREFPVERLMRDAKLIEIGGGTSEILRSIIVKEFVRKSGK; encoded by the coding sequence ATGACGAGTTATCATAGTAATGCACAAGAAATTCGAGAAGTCATTCAAACAGTGAGAGCATTTGCTGCAAAAGAACTTGCTCCTTATGCTGATGAGCTTGACAGAGAAGAACGCTTGGCGCCTGGTATTTTTAGACGCTTGGGCGAATTGGGCATTCTGGGACTCACATGTCCAGAAGAATTTGGCGGTGCAAAATTAGGCGCCGTTTCTGTTGCGGCTGTAATGGAAGAGCTCAGTTATGCCTGTCCAGGAACATGTTTAAGTTACCTTGCGCATTCTTTATTATTTGTACATAACCTTGCACAAAATGGTTCTCCTGAACAATTGGTACGTTATTTACCAAATTGCATCTCGGGAGAAATGGTCGGCGGTATGGCTATGACAGAACCAGGTGCTGGTTCCGATGCTATTGGTCTCACCACAAAAGCCGTAAAAAAAGGCGATCATTACGTTTTAAATGGTTCAAAAATGTTCATTACCAATGGACCTATAGCAGATGTTTTTTTAGTCTATGCGCGCACGGGTGAAGACAGAATGGATCTTTCTACATTTATTGTAGAAAGAGGTTTTGCAGGCTTTTCTGTTGGTAAAAAACTTTCAAAAATGGGCATGCGTGCTAGTCCGACAGGGGAGTTGGTATTTAAAGATTGTATTGTCCCCGCAGAAAATCTTGTGGGAGATGAAGGAAGTTCTGTTAAGCACATGATGAAAAATCTAGACATTGAAAGAGTGGGTTTAGGAGCTATGTCTCTAGGCATAGCGCGTGCCTGTCTTGATCACTCCTTGAAGTACGCCCAGGAGCGTCAACAATTCTCCGAGAACATTATTAACTTTCAGGCGGTTAGTGAGAAAATAGCAAATATGTACATTGGCTATCGTGCGGCTCGCGCTTTTATTTATGAAGCGGCTCAAGTCATTGAAGAAGGACGGAGAGCAAATCAAGAAGCGGCAGCAGCAAAGGTTTACGCATCGGAAATGGCAACAAAAGTAGCATTGGATGCCATTCAAGTTTTAGGAGGTTATGGATATATAAGGGAATTCCCTGTGGAAAGACTTATGAGAGATGCAAAACTCATTGAAATTGGCGGGGGAACCAGTGAAATATTGCGCAGCATTATTGTTAAGGAGTTTGTGCGTAAAAGTGGCAAATAG
- a CDS encoding metallophosphoesterase: MQDSSNNLIIKSLPPSTDRLPLFIVGDVHGCARELVELIETAKKHIPKFQLMLVGDLFTKGPDPVGVFEVIQEYSALCIKGNHDWALWSTIQQAQKRSFHSLAEHTKQTLHLIRYHKRAIFDLLCSLPHAFVTTVVSQLKRSEWETEYPLIVVHAGLDATKGLLGTTERMLLTARYVRWDAKGNEKKLIVVPAGYRSEILNQSISAFAQKSATSLEKERFRWHELHNGPALIVFGHDAKQGLFRKTLPSGRPICVGIDTGCTYGNSLTGYFPEVDLAIQVRSQRKYFDIKKNVILLKPHHSRLAVV; the protein is encoded by the coding sequence TTGCAGGATAGTTCAAATAACCTAATTATAAAAAGTCTACCTCCCTCAACGGATAGGTTACCACTTTTTATTGTCGGTGATGTGCATGGTTGCGCGCGCGAGCTGGTTGAACTTATTGAAACAGCAAAAAAACATATTCCAAAATTTCAACTGATGCTCGTGGGTGATTTATTCACAAAAGGCCCCGATCCCGTGGGTGTTTTTGAAGTTATTCAAGAATATTCTGCGCTTTGCATCAAGGGTAATCACGATTGGGCGCTTTGGTCTACCATCCAACAAGCGCAAAAAAGAAGCTTTCATTCTCTTGCAGAGCATACAAAGCAAACTTTACACTTAATTCGTTATCATAAAAGAGCCATTTTTGACTTACTTTGTTCGTTACCACACGCCTTTGTAACAACAGTTGTTTCTCAATTAAAAAGAAGTGAATGGGAAACAGAATATCCTCTTATCGTAGTTCATGCCGGACTTGATGCCACTAAAGGATTATTAGGAACAACGGAACGCATGTTACTTACAGCGCGTTACGTAAGATGGGATGCAAAAGGAAATGAAAAAAAACTTATCGTTGTTCCTGCAGGGTACCGTTCTGAAATATTAAATCAATCTATCTCTGCTTTTGCACAAAAATCGGCAACTAGCCTTGAAAAAGAACGATTTCGCTGGCACGAATTGCACAACGGTCCTGCTTTAATTGTCTTTGGGCACGATGCAAAGCAAGGCCTTTTTAGAAAAACTTTACCATCTGGCAGACCCATTTGCGTAGGCATAGATACTGGGTGTACATATGGAAATAGTCTTACAGGATATTTTCCAGAGGTAGATTTAGCAATACAAGTAAGATCCCAAAGAAAATATTTTGATATTAAAAAAAATGTTATTCTGCTCAAACCGCATCACTCAAGACTAGCTGTGGTGTGA
- a CDS encoding AMP-binding protein — MNDKDSVTLSAVPNQTQNQMFKGSEAFFDLLLKQSAKINYVTIRTYCHGAWHQLSGKDFCAHIGRATEYWIKLLPLEQRQHGQSIILIGRNSYNSFVAMLGAVLAGLDVMCAPSQMSKSDLKWCLNYFKGVAIASDIDELANQLDGFSVPVLNISSAAWMPQDKHPESPLLSIYREYKIQNTPVVPAKLNTEHQSKHNVREQYKVTNPTIPEDSPWRDVKPGRFAFVSFGHDGFQKPEILMLDALIITAQNFLIHAEFPKQIFWKSMELMMPSNPFAHLSRYCAMLKNGIIGFPNPNADWETNLRILRPSFLFASSLEMDQLCSFIDLVAKRSVRNPRFQLSEKIEKIQTLLASNRAMKIPEGAFDIMKRSLRKASRIISGQSFLQEAVEDLRFIVHGLAPAQESYVKCLEKLGIPVLESYGTTHAAGMLSSNLFHAAHFKVIGTPLPHVNFRLGAHSTLEYRLSTPAFENAGKWEETGDVAQMTPFGFIITGRKRHLFVTLGGTVVSPVRLEQLLKEDEIISDACVIGDKMPYLSALIVLNHNALADYRASPDRIREQVQEIINKVNESLPRNVTLKKFSILDKPFTEASGEKLTNGEINRLKIQETRANLISSLYQL; from the coding sequence ATGAATGATAAAGATTCTGTTACCTTGTCTGCCGTCCCTAATCAAACTCAAAATCAAATGTTCAAAGGATCTGAAGCATTCTTCGATTTATTACTGAAACAATCTGCAAAAATAAATTATGTAACAATTCGGACTTATTGCCATGGTGCTTGGCACCAATTATCGGGAAAAGATTTTTGCGCTCACATTGGTCGTGCTACAGAATATTGGATTAAACTACTTCCCTTAGAGCAACGCCAACATGGACAAAGTATTATTTTAATTGGAAGAAATTCTTACAATTCATTTGTTGCCATGCTTGGTGCCGTCTTGGCTGGACTTGATGTCATGTGCGCTCCCTCACAAATGTCAAAAAGTGATCTCAAATGGTGTTTGAATTATTTTAAGGGAGTTGCTATTGCGTCGGACATAGATGAACTTGCTAATCAGCTTGATGGCTTTTCTGTTCCGGTTCTTAATATTTCATCAGCCGCCTGGATGCCTCAAGACAAACATCCAGAATCACCGCTTTTAAGTATTTACAGAGAATATAAAATTCAAAATACTCCTGTTGTTCCTGCAAAATTAAATACAGAACATCAAAGTAAACATAATGTAAGAGAACAATATAAAGTTACAAATCCTACTATTCCTGAAGATTCACCTTGGCGAGATGTCAAACCGGGACGTTTTGCCTTTGTTTCCTTTGGTCATGATGGATTTCAAAAGCCCGAAATTTTAATGCTCGATGCGCTTATTATTACAGCTCAAAATTTTTTAATTCATGCGGAATTTCCAAAACAAATATTTTGGAAAAGTATGGAACTCATGATGCCAAGCAATCCTTTTGCGCATCTCAGTCGTTATTGTGCCATGCTAAAAAATGGTATCATTGGTTTTCCAAATCCAAATGCCGATTGGGAAACGAATTTAAGAATATTGCGACCGAGTTTTTTGTTTGCAAGTTCTTTAGAAATGGATCAACTTTGTTCCTTTATCGATCTTGTTGCCAAACGCTCTGTGCGCAATCCTAGATTTCAATTAAGTGAAAAAATAGAAAAAATTCAGACTCTTTTAGCATCAAATCGTGCCATGAAAATACCAGAAGGGGCGTTTGATATTATGAAGAGGTCGTTACGAAAAGCCTCTCGAATTATTTCGGGTCAATCTTTTTTACAAGAAGCTGTAGAAGATCTTCGATTTATCGTGCACGGTCTTGCTCCTGCTCAAGAATCTTACGTCAAATGCTTAGAAAAACTAGGCATACCTGTTTTAGAATCCTATGGAACAACACATGCAGCGGGTATGTTATCGAGTAATTTATTTCATGCAGCGCATTTTAAAGTCATTGGAACTCCTCTCCCTCATGTCAATTTTAGATTAGGCGCACATTCTACTTTAGAATATCGCTTATCAACTCCTGCATTTGAAAATGCAGGAAAATGGGAAGAGACGGGTGATGTAGCACAAATGACTCCCTTTGGATTTATTATCACAGGTAGAAAACGTCACTTATTTGTAACGTTAGGTGGCACTGTTGTTTCTCCCGTGCGTCTTGAACAATTATTAAAAGAAGATGAAATTATTTCTGATGCCTGTGTTATTGGTGATAAAATGCCTTATCTTTCTGCTCTTATTGTTTTAAATCATAATGCTCTGGCGGACTATCGTGCATCTCCTGATAGAATAAGGGAACAAGTTCAAGAAATTATAAATAAGGTAAATGAGTCATTGCCTCGAAATGTGACATTAAAAAAATTTTCAATTCTTGATAAACCTTTTACAGAAGCCAGTGGCGAAAAATTAACCAATGGAGAAATTAATAGATTGAAAATACAAGAAACAAGAGCAAATCTTATTAGTTCTCTATATCAATTGTAA